A genomic window from Candidatus Liberibacter americanus str. Sao Paulo includes:
- the ftsL gene encoding cell division protein FtsL, producing the protein MLKTVDLVIFALVIISITATYYIKHQSDLKTDHLKVLKHKIVEEQHYIELLKAQLALLVQPQRIKSLVSFYQKELQLYQTDTLQLISIDDLSKIKFRDFSRNAKVFSSDTSGMREDKNSKEP; encoded by the coding sequence ATGTTGAAAACAGTTGATTTGGTAATTTTCGCCTTAGTTATTATTTCTATTACAGCAACGTATTACATCAAACATCAATCAGATTTGAAGACAGATCACTTAAAGGTTTTGAAACATAAAATAGTAGAAGAACAACATTATATTGAATTACTCAAAGCTCAATTGGCGCTATTAGTTCAGCCTCAACGAATTAAGAGCCTTGTTTCTTTTTATCAAAAAGAGCTGCAATTATATCAAACTGACACCTTACAGTTGATATCAATTGATGATTTATCAAAAATAAAATTTAGAGATTTTTCGCGAAATGCAAAAGTTTTTTCTTCAGATACAAGTGGTATGCGAGAAGATAAAAACTCAAAAGAACCTTAA